Proteins encoded within one genomic window of Bacillota bacterium:
- a CDS encoding CoB--CoM heterodisulfide reductase iron-sulfur subunit A family protein: MEKPKLGVYVCHCGINISATVDVEEVTNFAATLPGVVIAKNYAYMCSDPGQLLIREDISKSGINRVVVASCSPRMHELTFRKTLKEAGLNPFYLEMANIREHCSWVHSDREKATQKAKRLVASAVAKARMLEPLEEKFVDAEPAALVIGAGVAGIQAALDIADAGFKVYLVEKTPSVGGRMAQLDKTFPTLDCSACILTPKMVDVASHPNIELMTYAEVEEIGGFVGNFDVKVRKKARYVEFSKCTGCGDCATSCRIANRIPDEFNEGLGKRSAIYLPFPQAVPAVYTIDPERCLFLTRGKCGKGPKCVEVCRAEAINFEQTDEIVEFKVGAIIVATGFDVFDAARKPEFAYTGNANVITGLEMERLVSASGPTGGNILIGEGEDAREPKDIAFIQCVGSRDTSVGNEYCSRVCCMYTAKQAHLVKEKIPDARVRVYYMDVRAFGKGFEEFYDRVRREGVRYIRGNPSEIFRRGEKMVIKVEDTLTATPLEDEVDLVVLSVGLEPRKDTREMIDLLRLSQSADRFLMEAHPKLRPVDTSSDGVFLAGCCQAPKDIPDTVAQAKGAAASALIPLSSGKVKVEAQVSCVDESTCRGCAFCVEICPYTAIELVEINRMGRTVNVARVNEALCKGCGACVAGCLSGSIQSRSFMDCQILPQIAALGVGE, from the coding sequence ATGGAAAAACCAAAATTGGGTGTTTATGTTTGTCATTGTGGGATAAATATTTCAGCAACCGTCGATGTTGAGGAAGTAACCAATTTTGCGGCGACGCTTCCCGGCGTCGTCATCGCCAAAAATTATGCCTACATGTGCTCCGATCCCGGGCAGTTGCTGATCCGCGAGGATATCAGCAAATCTGGTATAAACAGGGTGGTGGTGGCTTCCTGTTCTCCGCGTATGCACGAACTCACTTTCCGGAAGACACTCAAGGAAGCGGGCCTCAATCCTTTCTATCTGGAAATGGCCAACATACGGGAACATTGTTCCTGGGTCCATTCCGATCGGGAGAAAGCTACACAGAAAGCTAAAAGACTTGTGGCCTCGGCAGTGGCCAAGGCGCGGATGCTCGAACCCCTGGAGGAAAAATTCGTCGATGCCGAACCGGCTGCGCTGGTCATCGGTGCAGGGGTGGCCGGTATCCAGGCGGCACTGGATATTGCTGATGCGGGCTTCAAGGTCTATCTTGTCGAGAAGACACCCTCGGTGGGGGGGCGCATGGCCCAGCTGGACAAGACCTTTCCTACATTGGACTGCTCGGCCTGTATCCTTACCCCCAAGATGGTCGATGTGGCCAGCCACCCGAACATCGAGCTGATGACTTACGCGGAAGTTGAGGAAATCGGCGGTTTTGTGGGGAATTTTGATGTTAAAGTCAGAAAAAAAGCCCGTTATGTGGAGTTCAGCAAGTGTACCGGATGCGGCGACTGTGCTACAAGCTGTCGCATCGCCAATCGTATTCCCGATGAGTTCAACGAGGGACTGGGAAAACGTTCGGCAATCTATCTGCCGTTTCCGCAGGCGGTGCCGGCCGTCTACACCATCGATCCCGAACGCTGCCTGTTTCTGACCAGGGGTAAATGCGGCAAGGGGCCCAAATGTGTGGAGGTCTGCCGTGCGGAAGCGATCAATTTCGAGCAGACGGACGAGATTGTGGAATTCAAGGTCGGTGCGATCATCGTGGCCACCGGATTTGATGTATTCGATGCTGCCCGCAAGCCGGAGTTTGCCTACACGGGGAATGCCAACGTGATCACCGGGTTGGAGATGGAGCGCCTGGTGTCGGCTTCGGGGCCGACCGGTGGTAATATCCTGATCGGCGAAGGTGAAGATGCCAGGGAACCCAAGGATATTGCCTTCATCCAGTGTGTGGGATCGCGGGATACAAGTGTCGGCAACGAGTACTGTTCAAGGGTATGTTGCATGTACACGGCCAAACAGGCTCACCTGGTAAAAGAGAAGATTCCCGATGCCAGGGTAAGGGTTTATTACATGGATGTCCGGGCCTTCGGAAAAGGTTTCGAGGAGTTCTATGACCGGGTTCGCCGTGAAGGGGTCAGGTACATCCGGGGGAATCCATCGGAGATCTTCCGGCGCGGGGAGAAGATGGTCATCAAGGTGGAGGACACGCTTACAGCAACGCCTCTCGAGGATGAGGTGGATCTGGTCGTTCTCTCGGTGGGGCTCGAGCCGCGGAAAGATACACGGGAGATGATCGATCTGTTGAGGTTGTCTCAATCCGCGGACAGGTTCCTCATGGAGGCGCACCCCAAACTGCGCCCGGTGGATACATCCTCGGACGGGGTTTTCCTGGCCGGCTGTTGCCAGGCTCCCAAGGACATACCGGACACGGTGGCCCAGGCCAAGGGGGCTGCTGCCTCGGCACTGATTCCCCTTTCTTCCGGCAAGGTGAAGGTTGAAGCGCAGGTAAGCTGCGTGGATGAGAGCACCTGCCGCGGTTGTGCATTCTGTGTAGAGATATGCCCTTACACGGCCATCGAGTTGGTTGAAATCAATCGCATGGGCCGTACGGTCAACGTGGCCAGGGTCAACGAGGCACTCTGCAAGGGATGCGGCGCCTGTGTGGCCGGATGTCTGTCTGGATCAATCCAGTCGCGGTCGTTTATGGATTGCCAGATATTACCGCAAATTGCTGCATTGGGGGTTGGAGAATGA
- a CDS encoding aspartyl-phosphate phosphatase Spo0E family protein: MKHEFSNAQKTKHLQAKIEGLRTKMYNTSFIHGCPLDSKTIRASKNLDKAINEYMKIKQ, from the coding sequence ATGAAACATGAATTCAGTAATGCGCAGAAGACCAAACATCTTCAGGCAAAAATTGAAGGGCTACGCACCAAAATGTACAACACCAGTTTTATCCATGGATGCCCTCTCGATAGCAAGACCATCCGGGCCAGCAAGAATCTGGATAAAGCTATCAACGAGTACATGAAAATAAAACAGTGA
- a CDS encoding (Fe-S)-binding protein has product MSVENISFTEKFDLLGCIQCGKCTGGCPVTVRTNLNPRRFVYDAYNEDLLDELAHLVEVWDCTGCHTCAVRCPKGLKPVEVLFGLRNLLVESGKVQPTVRDALESTYLEGNPWNKAKALRYDWMDGLDVKLADPDQEVENLFFVCCTIAYDPRVQATARNMVKLLNKAGVDYAFLGEDESCCGSEIIALGEEELFWEMAEETVEKYNEFSAGRIVTLSPHCLTALKKMEGLKHEVIHYTQLLAELIEKEQLSFSGELKERIVYHDPCFLGKQSLIFDEPRMILKSIPGVELVEFERSRERSLCCEGGGGKMWVESESKEERLAETRIKDAKELGAQVVAVACPFCVLTLDDAVKALGLEEEMRVAEIMEIIDTVM; this is encoded by the coding sequence ATGAGCGTTGAAAACATTTCTTTTACAGAAAAATTTGATTTACTTGGTTGTATCCAGTGCGGGAAGTGTACCGGGGGTTGCCCGGTTACAGTCAGAACAAATCTGAATCCACGTCGATTTGTATATGACGCTTACAACGAGGACCTTCTGGATGAACTTGCCCACCTTGTCGAAGTATGGGACTGTACCGGATGTCATACCTGCGCGGTAAGATGCCCGAAGGGGTTGAAACCGGTGGAGGTTCTGTTCGGCCTGCGCAATCTTCTGGTAGAGAGTGGGAAGGTTCAGCCGACTGTCAGGGATGCTCTGGAAAGCACATACCTGGAAGGAAACCCCTGGAACAAGGCCAAGGCTCTCCGTTACGATTGGATGGATGGGCTGGACGTGAAACTGGCCGATCCCGATCAGGAGGTGGAAAATCTCTTTTTCGTCTGCTGCACGATTGCCTACGATCCTCGTGTACAGGCGACAGCCAGAAACATGGTCAAGCTGCTCAACAAAGCGGGTGTGGACTATGCCTTTCTGGGCGAGGATGAATCCTGCTGCGGCAGCGAGATCATAGCCCTGGGGGAGGAAGAACTCTTCTGGGAGATGGCCGAGGAAACGGTGGAGAAATACAATGAATTCTCCGCCGGAAGAATTGTAACCCTATCGCCCCATTGCCTGACTGCTTTGAAGAAAATGGAAGGCCTGAAACACGAGGTTATACATTATACACAGCTTCTGGCCGAATTGATTGAAAAAGAGCAATTGAGTTTTTCGGGCGAGTTGAAGGAGAGAATCGTTTATCATGATCCATGCTTCCTGGGCAAGCAGAGCCTCATTTTTGATGAACCGAGGATGATTCTGAAAAGCATCCCCGGTGTGGAACTTGTTGAATTTGAACGTTCCCGGGAACGCAGCCTCTGCTGTGAAGGTGGCGGAGGGAAGATGTGGGTGGAATCGGAATCGAAAGAGGAACGCCTGGCGGAAACAAGGATCAAGGATGCGAAAGAACTGGGGGCACAGGTGGTGGCCGTAGCCTGTCCTTTCTGTGTACTCACTCTGGATGATGCTGTCAAGGCATTGGGCCTTGAAGAAGAGATGAGGGTAGCGGAAATAATGGAAATTATCGACACTGTGATGTAA
- a CDS encoding heterodisulfide reductase subunit F, whose translation MKNNANPYIPHIATVEEAWHETYGDRCIKTLKVVFDDEKIKDSWEHRPGQCAMIGVLGVGESMISISCSPTEGKFLRFSVMRMGKVTRALHQLEPGDKMMVRGPYGNSFPVEDWKGKNIVTIGGGIGQAPLRPIVEHVKANIGDYEGLTTIYGSRTSGDLCFKSEFENLAKQDGICCHLSVDVEEEGWPHYVGFVPNLLMEVAPSPENTIAITCGPPIMIRFVIENLKKLGFADEQIYTTLENRMKCGIGKCGRCNAGPLYVCKDGPVFSYAVLKGVPEASA comes from the coding sequence ATGAAAAACAACGCTAATCCTTATATACCCCATATTGCTACCGTTGAGGAAGCCTGGCACGAGACGTACGGTGATCGTTGCATAAAAACCCTGAAAGTGGTCTTCGATGATGAGAAGATAAAAGATAGTTGGGAACATCGGCCGGGGCAGTGTGCAATGATCGGAGTCCTTGGTGTGGGAGAGAGCATGATATCGATATCCTGTTCGCCCACGGAAGGGAAATTTCTGCGGTTTTCAGTGATGCGCATGGGCAAAGTTACCCGGGCACTTCATCAATTGGAGCCGGGTGACAAGATGATGGTCAGGGGACCATACGGTAATAGTTTTCCGGTCGAGGACTGGAAAGGTAAAAATATTGTCACTATCGGAGGGGGTATCGGCCAGGCGCCGTTACGCCCCATAGTAGAGCATGTGAAGGCCAATATCGGTGATTACGAGGGGTTGACCACGATTTACGGATCACGAACGTCGGGCGACCTCTGTTTCAAATCCGAGTTTGAAAACCTGGCCAAACAGGATGGAATCTGTTGCCACCTGTCGGTGGACGTGGAAGAAGAAGGATGGCCTCATTATGTCGGATTTGTTCCCAACTTGCTGATGGAGGTGGCTCCCTCTCCGGAGAACACCATTGCCATCACCTGCGGTCCGCCGATCATGATTCGTTTTGTTATCGAGAATCTGAAAAAATTGGGTTTTGCCGATGAGCAGATCTATACGACTCTTGAAAACAGGATGAAGTGTGGCATAGGCAAATGTGGCCGTTGCAATGCGGGCCCCCTCTATGTTTGCAAGGATGGACCGGTATTCAGTTACGCGGTGCTCAAAGGAGTTCCCGAAGCTTCGGCTTGA
- a CDS encoding 4Fe-4S binding protein, which yields MSDKILKKDKWSEFVEKMASSRKVWLVDSEDAVKFVPYAEGEAQPTLAPPFEGAKRHNTTVPPKSVVFPQTETMFSFELGQQEVTVPEGVQEMVVLGIRPCDARAMSIVDSLFSWDYDDGYYQDKRNQTLLIGLACNEPCVNCFCTSVGGGPASTEGLDVLMVDLGDRYLLREISEKGKEILGSNGDLLSDATAEDRSAADALTRAAEEKIGRSIEIEGIAEGLPELWEDQLWKDISNACISCGTCTFLCPTCHCFDIQDEVEMEEGRRCRMWDSCMFAEYTLHTSGHNPRPTTRERTRNRINHKYYYYVSKFGKTACVGCGRCIEYCPANIDILDILSKVKEAL from the coding sequence ATGTCTGATAAGATTTTGAAAAAAGATAAGTGGTCTGAATTTGTGGAGAAGATGGCTTCCTCCAGGAAGGTGTGGCTGGTTGACAGCGAGGATGCAGTGAAGTTTGTTCCCTATGCTGAAGGGGAAGCACAACCAACATTGGCGCCTCCCTTCGAAGGAGCAAAGAGGCACAACACCACGGTACCTCCCAAAAGCGTGGTCTTTCCGCAAACAGAGACGATGTTCAGTTTCGAGCTGGGCCAGCAGGAAGTAACTGTCCCCGAAGGGGTACAGGAAATGGTGGTACTGGGAATCCGCCCATGTGATGCCCGGGCCATGTCCATCGTGGACAGCCTCTTTTCCTGGGATTACGATGATGGGTACTATCAGGATAAAAGAAACCAGACATTGCTGATCGGGTTGGCCTGCAACGAACCCTGCGTGAACTGTTTCTGCACATCCGTGGGGGGTGGCCCGGCCTCGACCGAGGGGCTGGATGTTCTGATGGTAGACCTCGGCGATCGGTATTTGCTCCGGGAAATTTCGGAAAAGGGCAAGGAAATCCTCGGTTCGAACGGTGATTTGCTGAGCGATGCAACCGCCGAAGACAGGAGCGCTGCAGATGCTCTGACCAGGGCGGCGGAGGAGAAGATAGGACGCTCCATTGAAATCGAAGGCATTGCCGAGGGGTTGCCGGAATTGTGGGAGGACCAATTGTGGAAGGACATTTCCAACGCTTGTATCAGCTGTGGAACTTGCACTTTCCTCTGTCCAACCTGTCACTGCTTCGACATCCAGGATGAAGTGGAAATGGAAGAAGGCCGCCGTTGCCGGATGTGGGATTCCTGCATGTTTGCAGAATATACCCTTCATACATCCGGTCACAATCCACGCCCGACGACCCGCGAACGAACGCGCAACCGGATCAATCACAAGTATTACTACTACGTAAGCAAGTTCGGGAAAACAGCCTGTGTTGGATGTGGCCGGTGTATAGAGTACTGCCCGGCCAATATAGATATACTGGACATTCTTTCAAAGGTAAAGGAGGCGCTATGA
- a CDS encoding coenzyme F420 hydrogenase, which translates to MVDLEKLRSTAAEVVSRDDVKHLLGWQKGTFGYRVSPCVIEKPEETEKLIFSPLCVSNLASYLTYAEKLPVPRGQQPDERKVALLVKGCDSRAVVQLLVEKGIERERVVVIGCPCRGVVDLKKVREKYPETLDSVEAAWKDDKIVFKFPDGEKEVAREEVLADNCLICRHPNPVIADISLGSEVQPGGNGESPEVKEIEDMSLEERWAYWEKEFSRCIRCYSCRNVCPMCYCEDCVLDRLNPTWINRAANYSENTIFNLARAFHLVGRCVDCGECERVCPAGLPLGKLNRKLAQEVRNQFDYEPGLDVEGKPFQASFHPDDQEDFVL; encoded by the coding sequence TTGGTAGATCTGGAAAAACTTCGCAGTACCGCTGCAGAAGTGGTTTCACGCGACGATGTGAAGCATTTGCTAGGCTGGCAGAAGGGGACTTTCGGTTACCGGGTTTCACCCTGTGTTATTGAAAAGCCCGAAGAAACGGAAAAACTGATTTTTTCTCCGTTGTGTGTATCAAACCTGGCCAGCTATCTCACTTATGCCGAAAAGTTGCCGGTCCCGCGCGGCCAGCAGCCAGATGAGCGAAAGGTTGCATTGCTGGTCAAAGGGTGCGACAGCCGCGCTGTGGTCCAATTGCTGGTGGAAAAAGGGATAGAAAGGGAGCGGGTGGTTGTAATCGGATGCCCCTGCCGGGGCGTCGTTGATTTAAAAAAAGTACGAGAAAAGTATCCTGAAACTCTGGATTCTGTCGAGGCGGCATGGAAAGATGACAAGATCGTATTCAAATTCCCTGATGGGGAGAAAGAGGTGGCACGGGAAGAGGTGTTGGCGGACAACTGCCTGATATGCCGGCATCCAAATCCGGTAATAGCCGATATCAGTCTTGGTAGCGAGGTGCAACCAGGCGGTAACGGGGAGTCGCCGGAAGTAAAAGAGATCGAAGATATGTCTCTTGAAGAGCGGTGGGCATACTGGGAAAAAGAATTTTCCCGCTGTATCCGCTGTTACTCTTGCCGCAACGTGTGTCCGATGTGTTACTGCGAGGATTGTGTCCTTGATCGGTTGAATCCGACGTGGATCAACCGGGCGGCAAATTACAGTGAAAACACCATTTTCAATCTGGCCCGTGCCTTTCATCTGGTCGGCCGCTGTGTGGATTGCGGCGAATGTGAAAGAGTTTGCCCCGCCGGATTGCCGCTGGGTAAACTTAACCGTAAACTGGCTCAGGAAGTGCGGAACCAATTTGATTATGAACCAGGGTTGGATGTGGAAGGAAAGCCGTTTCAGGCCAGTTTTCATCCTGATGATCAGGAAGACTTTGTTCTCTAG
- a CDS encoding electron transfer flavoprotein subunit alpha/FixB family protein, which produces MGDVFVLAEHRQGALRDISWEMLNLASQVAADAQGEVVAVLLGHGVDDFASELAGACDRVLCIDDALLADFNGDKYQKIVSALIDEYKPFIVMVGHTAQGVDFAPALAVEKGLPFLTDLVALKIEEGKPIAERQYYQGKVNGEFSFKDAETYLFTIRESAFEAIEPSKKGSVEKIDSPLKEDLDYRTFVEYVEAEVGDVDITQSELLVGIGRGVREDKNLPLMEELAESIGADICGSRAATDAGWIPHDRQVGTSGKTVKPKLYIAVGISGAFQHLAGIKGAKTIVAINKDPNAPIFAEADYAIVDDLFKVVPKLAEKIKEMKGA; this is translated from the coding sequence ATGGGTGATGTATTTGTACTGGCGGAGCACAGGCAGGGGGCATTGCGTGATATCTCCTGGGAGATGCTGAATCTGGCATCCCAGGTCGCTGCAGATGCCCAGGGAGAAGTTGTGGCCGTGCTGCTGGGTCACGGTGTGGATGATTTTGCTTCCGAACTGGCCGGGGCATGTGACAGGGTCCTCTGTATCGATGATGCCCTGCTGGCAGATTTCAACGGTGATAAATACCAGAAAATCGTTTCAGCCCTGATTGATGAATACAAGCCTTTTATCGTGATGGTCGGGCATACCGCTCAGGGCGTGGATTTTGCACCCGCGCTGGCTGTGGAGAAGGGGCTTCCCTTTCTTACCGATCTGGTGGCTTTGAAAATTGAAGAAGGCAAACCGATTGCCGAGCGTCAGTATTATCAGGGGAAAGTAAACGGAGAATTTTCTTTCAAGGATGCGGAGACCTATCTGTTTACCATCCGCGAATCCGCTTTTGAAGCGATCGAGCCTTCCAAAAAGGGAAGTGTTGAGAAAATCGATTCCCCTTTGAAAGAGGATCTTGATTACCGCACGTTTGTCGAGTATGTGGAAGCTGAAGTGGGCGACGTTGATATCACCCAGTCGGAATTGCTGGTAGGGATCGGCCGTGGTGTGCGTGAAGACAAGAATTTGCCCCTGATGGAAGAGCTGGCAGAAAGCATCGGGGCAGATATCTGCGGCTCCCGTGCGGCGACCGACGCGGGCTGGATACCTCATGATCGCCAGGTGGGGACATCGGGTAAAACGGTGAAGCCGAAGCTCTACATTGCAGTGGGAATCTCGGGTGCCTTCCAGCATCTGGCCGGAATCAAAGGAGCCAAAACCATCGTGGCTATCAACAAGGATCCCAATGCGCCGATTTTTGCAGAGGCGGATTACGCCATTGTTGATGATCTGTTCAAGGTGGTTCCAAAACTGGCCGAAAAAATCAAAGAAATGAAAGGTGCTTAG
- the selD gene encoding selenide, water dikinase SelD yields the protein MSEKKMRLTSLARSAGUAAKIGPETLAQVLRQLPLPEDRRFLNREEKNSDAGIFQIAEDTALVQSVDYFTPVVDDPYLFGLIAAANALGDIYAVGGTPLTALNIVSFPCQKLKSNILKDILHGGHVKIQEAGAVVVGGHSIEDDEPKYGLAVTGLVDPRELVTISGARPGEVLVLSKPIGTGIITTALKGGAVREEEVAEALDGMSALNDGAARIMKQSGVSACTDVTGFGLLGHAAEMAESSRVSIKLRQGSLPLYPRTEELFEKGFVPGGTYRNLDFYRPRMEIMVDDDSKLMLMADPQTSGGLLMSVPPARLPGLTDAMTGAGLGCYTVGEVLDYSGSLLVVEK from the coding sequence ATGTCGGAGAAAAAAATGAGGTTGACCTCGTTGGCACGTAGCGCCGGGTGAGCAGCCAAGATAGGTCCGGAGACCCTGGCGCAGGTTCTGCGTCAATTGCCCCTGCCGGAGGATCGGCGTTTCTTGAACCGTGAGGAAAAAAACTCCGACGCGGGAATATTTCAAATTGCAGAGGATACCGCCCTGGTACAATCGGTCGATTATTTTACCCCGGTGGTGGACGATCCCTACCTGTTTGGTTTGATCGCGGCGGCAAACGCCCTGGGAGATATCTACGCGGTTGGCGGAACACCCCTTACTGCTTTGAATATAGTTTCTTTCCCTTGCCAAAAATTGAAAAGTAATATTTTGAAAGATATTCTTCATGGCGGCCATGTGAAAATCCAGGAAGCCGGAGCGGTCGTGGTTGGAGGGCATAGCATCGAGGATGATGAACCCAAATACGGGCTGGCTGTCACGGGCCTGGTAGACCCACGCGAACTCGTCACCATTTCGGGAGCCCGGCCGGGAGAAGTTCTGGTACTCAGCAAGCCCATAGGGACCGGCATCATTACCACTGCCCTGAAAGGGGGGGCAGTCAGGGAAGAGGAGGTGGCAGAGGCTCTTGACGGGATGTCCGCGTTGAATGATGGAGCTGCGCGGATCATGAAGCAGTCCGGGGTTTCCGCCTGTACGGATGTTACCGGTTTCGGACTGCTGGGGCATGCAGCGGAGATGGCCGAATCAAGCCGTGTTTCCATCAAACTCAGGCAGGGTTCACTGCCTCTTTACCCCCGGACGGAGGAGCTATTCGAAAAAGGTTTTGTTCCCGGCGGTACCTACCGCAACCTGGATTTTTACCGGCCCAGAATGGAAATAATGGTAGATGATGACAGCAAGTTGATGCTCATGGCTGACCCGCAGACATCCGGAGGGCTTCTTATGTCCGTACCACCTGCACGGCTGCCGGGGTTGACAGATGCCATGACCGGAGCAGGCCTTGGCTGTTATACAGTCGGAGAAGTCCTTGATTATTCAGGCAGTTTGCTCGTTGTGGAAAAATAG
- a CDS encoding SoxR reducing system RseC family protein: MERFGKVIEKRGNRAVVLMRRHVACEGCGRCGGLLGGPDTMDSHVEVDNPIDALPGQTVKIEVDDGKLLLFSFVFYLVPVIVLLAGIWAGFSLAAAVGFKGDHVLIAAVSGLSLAAMTFGGIRIWDRRVKDNPRYRPVITALADEEES, encoded by the coding sequence GTGGAACGTTTCGGAAAGGTAATCGAAAAACGTGGAAACAGGGCTGTTGTGCTGATGAGGCGCCATGTGGCCTGTGAAGGATGCGGCCGATGCGGGGGGTTGTTGGGTGGACCGGACACCATGGACTCACATGTTGAAGTGGACAACCCCATCGATGCACTGCCCGGACAGACGGTCAAGATCGAAGTTGATGATGGCAAGCTGCTGTTATTCTCTTTTGTTTTTTATCTCGTACCCGTTATCGTTCTTCTTGCGGGAATCTGGGCGGGGTTCTCCCTGGCGGCGGCAGTAGGTTTCAAGGGTGATCATGTTTTGATTGCGGCTGTTTCGGGGCTGAGCCTGGCTGCAATGACCTTCGGGGGCATCAGGATCTGGGACAGAAGGGTCAAGGACAACCCTCGGTACAGGCCGGTGATAACAGCATTGGCTGATGAGGAAGAAAGCTGA
- a CDS encoding hydrogenase iron-sulfur subunit: MTENFEPNIVAFLCNWCSYAGADLAGTSRVKYPCNIKVIRVMCSGRVNPLFVLNALQQGADGVLVSGCHPGDCHYMEGNMYARRRMGLLKEMMEFVGIDPRRFQMSWVSASEPTKWKEVVEKIVEDTRELGPFEQFRRNKINW, translated from the coding sequence ATGACGGAGAATTTTGAACCAAACATAGTTGCTTTTCTGTGCAACTGGTGTTCCTATGCCGGGGCTGATCTTGCTGGGACCAGCCGGGTGAAGTATCCTTGCAATATCAAGGTAATACGTGTGATGTGCTCGGGAAGGGTCAACCCGCTCTTTGTCCTGAATGCGCTTCAGCAGGGGGCTGACGGCGTGCTTGTTTCCGGATGCCACCCGGGTGACTGTCACTACATGGAGGGCAATATGTATGCCCGCCGCAGGATGGGACTGTTAAAAGAGATGATGGAGTTTGTGGGTATCGACCCCCGTCGTTTCCAGATGAGCTGGGTTTCTGCTTCGGAGCCCACCAAATGGAAGGAAGTCGTGGAAAAAATTGTAGAAGATACTCGCGAACTGGGACCATTTGAACAGTTTCGACGTAACAAGATCAATTGGTAG
- a CDS encoding electron transfer flavoprotein subunit beta/FixA family protein, whose protein sequence is MKTFVCIKYVPDTSEADIKLDETGKAVDSSRFSFDINDADNYAVEESVLIKEDKGGEVTVVSIGPQKSEVMIRMALAKGGDRAIRIEDPRINSFDPICIAKVLAGAIKGQEFDLVLTGCMANDDGQMAVGVALAEELGVAHAAMVKNVEVLDGKVKASRELEGGLMEVVEVALPAVLTIQTGINEPRYAPIRGIRQAQKKELKVMNLDDLSMPADQVNESASLIVLNKLYIPEVVSTAEFIEGEPEEKAEKLASILVKGGHL, encoded by the coding sequence GTGAAGACTTTTGTTTGTATCAAGTATGTTCCGGATACGTCGGAAGCCGATATCAAACTAGACGAAACCGGAAAGGCAGTGGATTCCAGCCGATTTTCATTCGATATCAACGATGCTGACAACTATGCGGTCGAGGAATCCGTGCTGATCAAGGAAGACAAGGGAGGAGAGGTCACGGTCGTTTCCATCGGGCCACAGAAATCCGAAGTCATGATCCGTATGGCCCTTGCCAAGGGCGGGGATCGTGCCATTCGCATAGAAGATCCCCGGATCAATAGCTTTGACCCCATCTGTATAGCCAAGGTCCTTGCCGGAGCGATCAAGGGGCAAGAATTTGACCTGGTTCTCACCGGTTGCATGGCCAACGATGACGGTCAGATGGCCGTGGGGGTGGCCCTGGCAGAAGAACTGGGTGTGGCACATGCGGCGATGGTCAAAAATGTTGAAGTCCTTGATGGCAAGGTAAAAGCAAGCAGGGAGCTTGAAGGTGGGCTGATGGAGGTTGTGGAAGTGGCCCTTCCGGCCGTCCTGACCATACAGACGGGTATCAACGAACCCCGCTATGCCCCGATCAGGGGAATCAGACAGGCGCAGAAAAAAGAACTCAAGGTAATGAATCTTGACGATCTGTCCATGCCTGCCGATCAGGTGAACGAGTCTGCTTCGTTGATCGTTCTGAACAAGCTTTACATTCCGGAAGTTGTTTCGACAGCGGAGTTTATCGAGGGTGAACCGGAAGAAAAGGCGGAAAAACTTGCTTCCATTCTCGTAAAAGGAGGTCATTTATAA